One region of Anaeromyxobacter paludicola genomic DNA includes:
- the boxC gene encoding 2,3-epoxybenzoyl-CoA dihydrolase, with protein sequence MAISFETDPSRYRHWRLALEGPVARLGMDVREDAGLEPGYALKLNSYDLGVDLELADALQRLRFEHPEVKVLVVESLKDRVFCAGANIGMLGRASHPFKVNFCKETNETRLALEDASACSGLRSLAALGGTCAGGGYELALACDRILLVDDASSAVSLPEVSLLGVLPGTGGLTRLVDKRRVRRDLADAFATSGEGVKGKRALEWRLVDELVPRSRWAARVAEAAAELAATSDRPGGPGVPLPPLAPEVSEREVRYRFVTLRLEPGGRAAGLTVRAPEGDEPRGGPALLAAGAAAWALRAFRELDDALLRLRFHHPEAGTVLLRAEGDPARVLAADAGLLAARDHWLGREVLAHVKRVLKRLDATARTFFALVEPGSAFAGSLLELALAADRQYALDDPQGRSALWPGPMNAGPLPAASGLTRLEARFLGEPGQAARIAAMTGPIPARAALDLGLVTFAPDELDWDDEVRVAIEERASQSPDALTGLEQNLRAVGPETMETRIFGRLSAWQNWIFTRPSATGERGALTLYGKAGQRPEFDPRRT encoded by the coding sequence ATGGCCATCTCCTTCGAGACCGACCCGTCGCGCTACCGCCACTGGCGCCTCGCGCTCGAGGGTCCGGTGGCCCGGCTCGGCATGGACGTGCGCGAGGACGCCGGCCTCGAGCCCGGCTACGCGCTCAAGCTCAACAGCTACGACCTCGGCGTGGACCTGGAGCTCGCCGACGCCCTCCAGCGCCTCCGCTTCGAGCACCCCGAGGTGAAGGTGCTGGTGGTCGAGAGCCTCAAGGACAGGGTCTTCTGCGCCGGCGCCAACATCGGGATGCTCGGCCGCGCGTCGCACCCCTTCAAGGTGAACTTCTGCAAGGAGACCAACGAGACCCGGCTCGCCCTCGAGGACGCGAGCGCCTGCTCGGGGCTCCGCTCGCTCGCCGCCCTCGGCGGCACCTGCGCCGGCGGCGGCTACGAGCTCGCCCTCGCCTGCGACCGGATCCTGCTCGTGGACGACGCCTCGAGCGCGGTCTCGCTCCCCGAGGTGTCGCTGCTCGGGGTGCTGCCCGGGACGGGCGGGCTCACGCGGCTCGTGGACAAGCGGCGCGTCCGGCGCGACCTCGCCGACGCCTTCGCCACCTCCGGCGAGGGGGTGAAGGGGAAGCGCGCCCTGGAGTGGCGGCTCGTGGACGAGCTCGTGCCGCGCTCGCGCTGGGCGGCCCGGGTGGCCGAGGCGGCCGCGGAGCTGGCGGCCACGAGCGATCGGCCGGGCGGCCCCGGCGTGCCGCTGCCGCCGCTCGCGCCGGAGGTCTCGGAGCGCGAGGTCCGGTACCGGTTCGTCACGCTGCGGCTCGAGCCGGGCGGCCGGGCGGCGGGCCTGACGGTCCGGGCGCCCGAGGGGGACGAGCCGCGCGGCGGCCCGGCGCTCCTCGCCGCCGGGGCCGCGGCCTGGGCGCTGCGCGCCTTCCGCGAGCTCGACGACGCGCTGCTGCGGCTGCGCTTCCACCACCCCGAGGCGGGCACGGTCCTGCTCCGGGCCGAGGGCGACCCCGCCCGCGTGCTCGCCGCCGACGCGGGGCTCCTCGCCGCCCGGGATCACTGGCTCGGCCGCGAGGTGCTGGCGCACGTGAAGCGGGTGCTGAAGCGGCTCGACGCCACCGCCCGGACCTTCTTCGCGCTCGTCGAGCCCGGCTCCGCCTTCGCCGGGTCGCTCCTCGAGCTCGCCCTGGCCGCCGACCGGCAGTACGCGCTCGACGACCCCCAGGGCCGGTCGGCGCTCTGGCCGGGGCCGATGAACGCCGGGCCGCTCCCGGCCGCGAGCGGCCTCACCCGGCTCGAGGCCCGCTTCCTCGGCGAGCCGGGCCAGGCCGCCCGGATCGCGGCGATGACCGGGCCCATCCCGGCCCGCGCCGCCCTCGACCTCGGCCTCGTCACCTTCGCCCCCGACGAGCTCGACTGGGACGACGAGGTGCGGGTCGCGATCGAGGAGCGGGCGAGCCAGAGCCCGGACGCGCTCACCGGCCTCGAGCAGAACCTGCGCGCCGTCGGCCCCGAGACCATGGAGACGCGGATCTTCGGCCGGCTCTCGGCCTGGCAGAACTGGATCTTCACCCGGCCGAGCGCCACCGGGGAGCGCGGCGCGCTCACGCTCTACGGCAAGGCCGGGCAGCGACCGGAGTTCGATCCGCGGAGGACCTGA
- a CDS encoding PAS domain-containing hybrid sensor histidine kinase/response regulator — MGAPIGEPPSRPAGPPAAGEADRGATGPSGSPDAEAVRAAVAAAARGLSVTGEAFFRNLVLHLAQAIGADYVVAGELLPGDSQVRSLAFCLDGALQENVTYGLAGTPCAGVLSGRTCAWNGGVQEAFPADAMLGDLGAHAYVGTPLRDTAGKPVGLLAALFRRPQPDFATASALLEIFAARAGAELQRQQHERESVAARERLALALWSSDLTFWDWDLRAGRAVVDDRWARMLGFEPDELQPDWSVLVGRAHPEDREHLLRTTREQLAHGPHLDVTYRLQAKDGSWVWVRSRAKVVERDARGEPLRVVGTNRDVTAEKRLEEQLLHSQKMEAVGQLAGGVAHDFNNLLTSILSAAEFAAESLPAGAPALEDIAIVREAGQRAAQLTRQLLAFARRQPLEPQVVDLRASLVATEKLLRRMLGEDVELVVWPDAELWPVRLDPAQFQQVIVNLAVNARAAMPGGGQLTVEAHDATLDAAAAAALDLAPGDYVHVLVTDTGHGMAPEVLERVFEPFFTTREPGKGTGLGLASAYGTVAQAGGQLRAESAPGVGSVFHIYLPRCHETPPAASAPPPAEPGARGGGETVLLVEDDPLVLQVNGRGLQARGYRVLPCRDPEEALARAAEAGPIDLLVTDVVMPRLSGPDLARRVGEARRGLRVLFVSGYSGGRLAGSARRRFLAKPFTPDELAERVREALDGPP, encoded by the coding sequence ATGGGAGCCCCCATCGGCGAGCCCCCCTCGCGGCCTGCTGGGCCGCCCGCCGCCGGCGAGGCGGACCGCGGAGCCACGGGCCCGTCCGGGAGCCCCGACGCCGAGGCCGTTCGCGCCGCCGTCGCGGCGGCGGCGCGGGGCCTCTCCGTCACCGGCGAGGCCTTCTTCAGGAACCTGGTGCTGCACCTCGCCCAGGCGATCGGGGCCGACTATGTGGTGGCGGGAGAGCTCCTGCCGGGCGACTCCCAGGTCCGCAGCCTGGCCTTCTGCCTCGACGGAGCGCTGCAGGAGAACGTCACGTACGGGCTCGCCGGCACCCCCTGCGCCGGCGTCCTCTCGGGCCGCACCTGCGCCTGGAACGGCGGCGTGCAGGAGGCCTTCCCGGCGGACGCCATGCTCGGCGACCTGGGCGCGCACGCCTACGTCGGCACCCCGCTCCGGGACACCGCCGGGAAGCCGGTCGGGCTCCTCGCCGCGCTCTTCCGCCGGCCGCAGCCCGACTTCGCCACCGCGAGCGCCCTCCTCGAGATCTTCGCGGCGCGCGCCGGCGCCGAGCTGCAGCGGCAGCAGCACGAGCGCGAGTCGGTGGCCGCGCGGGAGCGGCTCGCGCTGGCGCTCTGGAGCAGCGATCTCACCTTCTGGGACTGGGATCTCCGGGCCGGGCGGGCGGTGGTGGACGACCGCTGGGCGCGGATGCTGGGGTTCGAGCCGGACGAGCTGCAGCCCGACTGGTCGGTGCTGGTGGGGCGGGCCCACCCCGAGGACCGGGAGCACCTGCTCCGCACCACCCGCGAGCAGCTCGCCCACGGGCCGCACCTCGACGTCACCTACCGCCTGCAGGCGAAGGACGGCAGCTGGGTCTGGGTGCGCAGCCGGGCCAAGGTGGTCGAGCGGGACGCGCGCGGCGAGCCCCTGCGGGTGGTCGGCACGAACCGCGACGTCACCGCCGAGAAGCGGCTCGAGGAGCAGCTGCTCCACTCGCAGAAGATGGAGGCGGTGGGCCAGCTCGCCGGCGGGGTGGCCCACGACTTCAACAACCTGCTCACCTCCATCCTCTCCGCCGCCGAGTTCGCGGCCGAGTCGCTCCCGGCCGGCGCGCCGGCGCTCGAGGACATCGCCATCGTCCGCGAGGCCGGGCAGCGCGCCGCCCAGCTCACCCGGCAGCTGCTCGCCTTCGCGCGCCGCCAGCCGCTGGAGCCGCAGGTGGTGGACCTGCGCGCGTCGCTCGTCGCCACCGAGAAGCTCCTGCGCCGCATGCTCGGCGAGGACGTGGAGCTGGTGGTCTGGCCCGACGCCGAGCTCTGGCCGGTCCGGCTCGATCCGGCCCAGTTCCAGCAGGTGATCGTCAACCTGGCGGTGAACGCCCGGGCGGCCATGCCGGGGGGCGGCCAGCTCACGGTGGAGGCGCACGACGCCACGCTCGACGCCGCCGCCGCGGCGGCGCTCGACCTCGCCCCCGGAGACTACGTCCACGTGCTCGTGACCGACACCGGCCACGGCATGGCGCCCGAGGTGCTGGAGCGGGTCTTCGAGCCCTTCTTCACCACCCGCGAGCCGGGGAAGGGGACCGGCCTCGGCCTCGCCTCGGCCTACGGGACGGTGGCCCAGGCCGGGGGCCAGCTGCGGGCCGAGAGCGCCCCCGGGGTCGGCTCGGTCTTCCACATCTACCTGCCGCGCTGCCACGAGACGCCGCCGGCCGCCTCCGCCCCGCCGCCCGCCGAGCCCGGGGCCCGCGGCGGCGGCGAGACGGTGCTCCTGGTGGAGGACGACCCGCTCGTCCTGCAGGTGAACGGGCGGGGGCTGCAGGCGCGCGGCTACCGCGTCCTGCCCTGCCGCGATCCGGAGGAGGCGCTCGCGCGCGCCGCCGAGGCCGGTCCCATCGACCTGCTGGTCACCGACGTGGTCATGCCGCGCCTCTCCGGGCCGGACCTGGCGCGGCGCGTGGGTGAGGCGCGGCGCGGGCTGCGGGTGCTCTTCGTCTCGGGCTACAGCGGCGGGCGGCTCGCCGGCAGCGCCCGGCGCCGCTTCCTCGCGAAGCCCTTCACGCCCGACGAGCTGGCGGAGCGCGTGCGCGAGGCCCTCGACGGGCCGCCCTGA
- a CDS encoding oxygen-binding di-iron domain-containing protein, which translates to MPVTNAQSGTRVDEVAEGIYRISTPVPPTVIPGGFSFNQYLVVDDEPLLFHTGPRRMFPLVREAIASVLPVERLRHLAFSHFESDECGAVNDLLAAAPAAAPVCGRINAMINADAWDRPPRALSDGETLSLGRHRVTWRDTPHLPHGWECGYLHEETTRTLLCGDLFTQGGEGGAPLTREDVLGPSEALRARLDYFSHGRDAGALLERLAGHAPRTLACMHGSAWEGDGAALLRELAVALAR; encoded by the coding sequence ATGCCGGTGACCAACGCGCAGTCGGGGACGCGGGTGGACGAGGTGGCGGAGGGCATCTACCGGATCAGCACGCCGGTGCCGCCCACCGTCATCCCCGGGGGCTTCTCCTTCAACCAGTACCTCGTCGTGGACGACGAGCCCTTGCTCTTCCACACCGGCCCGCGCCGGATGTTCCCGCTGGTGCGCGAGGCGATCGCGTCGGTGCTGCCGGTCGAGCGCCTGCGCCACCTCGCCTTCTCGCACTTCGAGTCGGACGAGTGCGGCGCGGTGAACGACCTCCTCGCCGCCGCCCCCGCGGCCGCCCCGGTCTGCGGGCGGATCAACGCCATGATCAACGCCGACGCCTGGGACCGGCCCCCGCGCGCGCTCTCCGACGGCGAGACCCTCTCCCTCGGGCGCCACCGCGTCACCTGGCGCGACACCCCGCACCTGCCGCACGGCTGGGAGTGCGGCTACCTCCACGAGGAGACCACGCGGACCCTCCTCTGCGGCGACCTCTTCACGCAGGGCGGCGAGGGGGGCGCGCCGCTCACGCGGGAGGACGTGCTCGGCCCGAGCGAGGCCCTGCGCGCCCGGCTCGACTACTTCTCGCACGGCCGGGACGCGGGCGCGCTCCTGGAGCGGCTCGCCGGGCACGCGCCGCGGACGCTCGCCTGCATGCACGGCAGCGCGTGGGAGGGCGACGGGGCCGCCCTCCTGCGCGAGCTCGCCGTGGCGCTGGCGCGCTGA
- a CDS encoding pyridoxal phosphate-dependent aminotransferase, producing the protein MLSRRTAWDLAGNRLSSRLEALRAAGRPLLDLSEANPTRCGLGWSAAELGAALADPRVSDYEPTPQGLPAAREAVAAYLAGHGAAVPPERILLTSSTSEAYALLFKLLCDPGDEVLVPSPSYPLLDLLAGLESVALRRYPLRYDGEWHLDRAALAAAVGPRTRAVVAVSPSNPTGWLLDAGDLAFLEALAGERGLALLGDEVFADTALAPRASAAGARGCLAFHLSGLSKVCGLPQLKAGWIAAAGPEPLVAPALARLEVVADTWLSVSGPAQLALPALLGRRERFLGPLRERLGQNRRALASEAEGAPFDLLRSGGGWSAVLRLGEAVDEEALCLALLEDGVVAQPGFFYDFERNGHLVISLLPEPGRFKDGISRIGARLRYKRAQ; encoded by the coding sequence ATGCTCTCGCGCCGCACCGCCTGGGACCTCGCCGGAAACCGGCTCTCGAGCCGGCTCGAGGCGCTCCGCGCCGCGGGCCGCCCGCTCCTCGACCTCTCCGAGGCGAACCCCACCCGCTGCGGGCTCGGCTGGTCCGCCGCCGAGCTCGGCGCGGCGCTCGCCGACCCGCGGGTGTCCGACTACGAGCCCACGCCGCAGGGGCTGCCGGCGGCGCGCGAGGCGGTGGCGGCCTACCTCGCCGGTCACGGCGCCGCGGTCCCGCCGGAGCGGATCCTGCTCACCTCGTCCACCAGCGAGGCCTACGCGCTCCTCTTCAAGCTCCTCTGCGATCCGGGGGACGAGGTGCTGGTCCCGTCCCCGAGCTACCCGCTGCTCGACCTCCTCGCCGGGCTCGAGTCGGTGGCCCTGCGCCGCTATCCCCTGCGCTACGACGGCGAGTGGCACCTCGATCGGGCGGCGCTCGCGGCGGCGGTGGGGCCGCGCACCCGGGCCGTGGTGGCGGTGAGCCCATCCAACCCGACGGGCTGGCTGCTCGACGCCGGCGACCTCGCGTTCCTGGAGGCGCTCGCCGGCGAGCGGGGGCTGGCGCTCCTCGGCGACGAGGTCTTCGCCGACACCGCGCTCGCGCCGCGCGCCAGCGCCGCCGGCGCGCGGGGCTGCCTCGCCTTCCACCTCTCCGGGCTCTCCAAGGTGTGCGGGCTGCCGCAGCTCAAGGCGGGGTGGATCGCGGCCGCCGGCCCCGAGCCGCTGGTCGCGCCGGCGCTCGCCCGGCTCGAGGTGGTGGCCGACACCTGGCTCTCGGTCTCCGGGCCGGCCCAGCTCGCCCTCCCGGCGCTGCTCGGGCGCCGCGAGCGCTTCCTCGGGCCGCTGCGCGAGCGGCTCGGGCAGAACCGGCGCGCGCTCGCGTCCGAGGCGGAGGGGGCCCCCTTCGACCTGCTCCGGAGCGGGGGAGGGTGGTCGGCGGTGCTGCGGCTCGGCGAGGCGGTGGACGAGGAGGCGCTCTGCCTCGCGCTGCTGGAGGACGGCGTGGTGGCGCAGCCCGGCTTCTTCTACGACTTCGAGCGCAACGGACACCTCGTGATATCGCTCCTCCCGGAGCCCGGCCGTTTCAAGGACGGGATCTCGCGGATCGGCGCGCGGCTGCGCTATAAACGGGCTCAATGA
- a CDS encoding MXAN_5187 family protein gives MNRLKIWVLTLLAVGAGLAGLFFLTGNAVERAQAEQDARLSAAAAHLDARVQLLSRQATEVAEAAARADAVKAAPPDGAGFGLAAQAALEAALKGAGLDASRALAGYAQGQTARVDAAGKPLDPKDPPAQRAVEAAAGTAQKGFVRTADGVWYAVALPAGPGAALVVGLPLDAAFAKAFRAESGAELLVSADVKRTVSSLPAAESPQLFALPRTAGAAPTGVGRLAPAQVAGVPAPLLLASAPAWRARVEKLGASGAAVVLAVPTAPALSGLVPFQYAALVALALLLLVGLVLGATAHDGPRMPRDLLAAAEKVGQGDYTARAPIVSGPLGTVAQAMNRASQAALAMQAISREEPPSQLAPAPPPAPARPGAAEEPAPQPPAASVLPPEPAPAAAPFAPESPEPGLFAEPGSHAAAAPPPPEPPPAPAAVPYEPAPAPYRPAAFEPPPPYEPPAPPPYEASAPSAPWSAPVEPAPEAVPLPPPRADTITGATNLTTPTRELMLQGMAAAAEQSAPPPAPTGEEAAWRDVFSHFLDARTRSGEGTAGLTWEKFQAKLQKNKEQLQQKYGCRDVRFSVYLKEGRAALKATPVK, from the coding sequence ATGAACCGGCTCAAGATCTGGGTCCTCACGCTGCTCGCGGTCGGTGCCGGGCTGGCCGGCCTCTTCTTCCTGACCGGCAACGCCGTCGAGCGCGCGCAGGCCGAGCAGGACGCCCGCCTCTCGGCCGCCGCGGCCCATCTCGACGCCCGCGTCCAGCTCCTCTCCCGGCAGGCCACCGAGGTCGCCGAGGCGGCGGCCCGCGCCGACGCCGTGAAGGCCGCCCCGCCGGACGGCGCCGGGTTCGGCCTGGCCGCGCAGGCCGCCCTCGAGGCCGCGCTGAAGGGCGCCGGGCTCGACGCCTCCCGCGCCCTCGCCGGCTACGCCCAGGGGCAGACCGCGCGCGTGGACGCCGCGGGAAAGCCGCTCGACCCCAAGGACCCGCCGGCGCAGCGCGCCGTCGAGGCGGCCGCGGGGACCGCTCAGAAGGGGTTCGTGCGCACCGCCGATGGGGTCTGGTACGCCGTCGCCCTCCCGGCCGGCCCCGGCGCGGCGCTGGTCGTCGGCCTCCCGCTCGACGCCGCCTTCGCGAAGGCGTTCCGGGCCGAGAGCGGGGCGGAGCTCCTCGTCTCCGCCGACGTGAAGCGGACCGTGAGCTCGCTGCCCGCGGCCGAGTCGCCGCAGCTCTTCGCCCTGCCGCGGACGGCCGGCGCGGCGCCCACCGGCGTCGGCCGGCTCGCGCCGGCGCAGGTGGCCGGCGTCCCCGCCCCGCTCCTGCTGGCCTCGGCGCCGGCCTGGCGGGCGCGGGTCGAGAAGCTCGGCGCGAGCGGCGCCGCCGTGGTCCTGGCCGTGCCCACCGCCCCCGCGCTCTCCGGCCTGGTCCCGTTCCAGTACGCGGCCCTCGTCGCGCTCGCGCTCCTGCTCCTCGTCGGCCTCGTGCTCGGGGCCACCGCCCACGACGGGCCGCGCATGCCGCGCGACCTGCTGGCCGCCGCGGAGAAGGTGGGGCAGGGCGACTACACCGCGCGGGCCCCCATCGTCTCCGGCCCGCTCGGCACGGTCGCCCAGGCCATGAACCGCGCCTCGCAGGCCGCGCTGGCCATGCAGGCCATCAGCCGCGAGGAGCCGCCTTCGCAGCTCGCGCCCGCGCCGCCGCCCGCTCCCGCGCGCCCGGGGGCCGCGGAGGAGCCGGCGCCGCAGCCGCCCGCCGCCTCGGTGCTCCCGCCGGAGCCCGCGCCCGCCGCGGCGCCGTTCGCGCCCGAGAGCCCCGAGCCCGGCCTGTTCGCCGAGCCCGGGAGCCACGCCGCCGCCGCGCCGCCGCCGCCCGAGCCGCCGCCGGCCCCGGCCGCGGTTCCCTACGAGCCGGCGCCCGCGCCGTACCGCCCGGCCGCCTTCGAGCCGCCGCCGCCCTACGAGCCGCCCGCGCCGCCGCCCTACGAGGCGAGCGCGCCGTCCGCCCCGTGGAGCGCGCCCGTCGAGCCCGCGCCGGAGGCCGTGCCGCTCCCGCCGCCGCGCGCCGACACCATCACCGGGGCGACCAACCTCACGACGCCCACGCGCGAGCTGATGCTGCAGGGCATGGCCGCCGCCGCCGAGCAGAGCGCCCCGCCGCCCGCCCCGACCGGCGAGGAGGCGGCCTGGCGCGACGTTTTCTCGCACTTCCTCGACGCCCGCACCCGCAGCGGGGAGGGGACCGCCGGCCTGACCTGGGAGAAGTTCCAGGCCAAGCTCCAGAAGAACAAGGAGCAGCTGCAGCAGAAGTACGGCTGCCGCGACGTGCGCTTCTCTGTCTACCTGAAGGAAGGGCGCGCGGCCCTCAAGGCCACGCCGGTCAAGTAG
- the boxB gene encoding benzoyl-CoA 2,3-epoxidase subunit BoxB — protein sequence MPHLSDEAIPNNVNLAEDRKLQRALEAWQPDFLRWWLEVGPEGFQAADVWLRTAVSVRPEGWAVYDYVRMPEYRWGVFLADSPPDRRIGFGDFLGEPAWQEVPGEHRTTLRRLVVTQGDTEPASVEQQRMLGHTCPSLYDLRNLFQVNVEEGRHLWAMVYLLHRFFGRDGREEAEALLARRSGDADRPRILGAFNEPIRDWLDFFMFTTFTDRDGKYQLLALAESGFDPLSRTTRFMLTEEAHHMFVGESGVARVVKRSAELTRDLGDPRRGGGIELPLLQKYLNLWFSLSLDLFGGEVSTNAAAFFGAGLKGRAHEERFADHRALDAAYPLDLPDAAGALRREEVPLRNAMNEVLRDAYVEDCERAVARWNRHLAAAGLPDRLRLPSRRFHRQQGAFAGHRFDPDGRPLTEDEWARRSAAWLPSAEERAYVKSLQARPVTRPGEMAAWIAAPPKGIEGKPLEFEYVRTEA from the coding sequence ATGCCCCACCTCTCGGACGAGGCCATCCCCAACAACGTGAACCTGGCGGAGGACCGCAAGCTCCAGCGGGCGCTCGAGGCGTGGCAGCCCGACTTCCTGCGCTGGTGGCTGGAGGTCGGGCCGGAGGGCTTCCAGGCCGCCGACGTCTGGCTCCGGACGGCGGTCTCGGTCCGGCCGGAGGGCTGGGCGGTGTACGACTACGTGCGCATGCCCGAGTACCGCTGGGGCGTCTTCCTCGCCGACTCGCCGCCCGACCGGCGGATCGGCTTCGGCGACTTCCTCGGCGAGCCCGCCTGGCAGGAGGTGCCGGGCGAGCACCGGACCACGCTGCGGCGCCTGGTGGTGACGCAGGGGGACACCGAGCCCGCGTCGGTGGAGCAGCAGCGGATGCTCGGCCACACCTGCCCGTCGCTCTACGACCTGCGCAACCTCTTCCAGGTGAACGTGGAGGAGGGGCGGCACCTCTGGGCCATGGTCTACCTGCTCCACCGCTTCTTCGGCCGCGACGGGCGGGAGGAGGCGGAGGCGCTGCTGGCGCGCCGCTCCGGCGACGCCGACCGGCCGCGGATCCTGGGGGCGTTCAACGAGCCCATCCGGGACTGGCTCGACTTCTTCATGTTCACCACCTTCACCGACCGGGACGGCAAGTACCAGCTGCTGGCCCTCGCCGAGTCGGGCTTCGATCCGCTCTCGCGCACCACCCGCTTCATGCTCACGGAGGAGGCGCACCACATGTTCGTGGGGGAGAGCGGCGTGGCGCGGGTGGTGAAGCGCAGCGCCGAGCTCACGCGCGACCTCGGCGATCCGCGCCGCGGCGGGGGGATCGAGCTGCCGCTGCTGCAGAAGTACCTGAACCTCTGGTTCTCGCTCTCGCTCGACCTCTTCGGCGGCGAGGTCTCCACCAACGCGGCCGCGTTCTTCGGCGCCGGGCTGAAGGGGCGGGCGCACGAGGAGCGCTTCGCCGACCACCGGGCCCTCGACGCGGCCTACCCGCTCGACCTCCCCGACGCCGCCGGCGCGCTCCGGCGCGAGGAGGTGCCGCTGCGCAACGCCATGAACGAGGTGCTGCGCGACGCCTACGTGGAGGACTGCGAGCGGGCGGTGGCGCGCTGGAACCGGCACCTCGCCGCGGCGGGGCTCCCGGACCGGCTGCGGCTCCCGTCGCGCCGCTTCCACCGGCAGCAGGGGGCGTTCGCCGGGCACCGCTTCGATCCCGACGGGCGGCCGCTCACCGAGGACGAGTGGGCGCGGCGGTCCGCCGCCTGGCTGCCCTCGGCCGAGGAGCGGGCCTACGTGAAGAGCCTGCAGGCGCGCCCGGTGACCCGGCCGGGCGAGATGGCCGCCTGGATCGCGGCGCCGCCGAAGGGGATCGAGGGCAAGCCGCTCGAGTTCGAGTACGTGCGCACGGAGGCGTGA
- a CDS encoding S46 family peptidase gives MRKLAALAALALAPLAARADEGMWTYNNFPSQKVEQAYGFRPSPEWLKHAQLSSARLAGGCSASFVSPDGLVMTNHHCAHSCIEQLSTGEKDFVKSGFYAKTLQDEVKCPEIEVNQLVEITDVTAEMNKATAGLEGQQYFEAQKGAMARLEKACQTSDALRCEVVTLYHGGVYNLYKYRRFQDVRLVFAPEFAIAFFGGDPDNFMFPRYDLDVSFIRVYDGGKPAQMKDYFKWSPAGVKEGDLTFVSGHPGGTSRQLTISELEYQRDVALPERLFSLSELRGQLTQYQKRGPEEARHSNATLFYVENGIKALKGRFEALTDKAFFQSKVKDEDALKAKLGQDPQKAKQFLPAFDAVARSQATLKEIRKPLRYIEQGGGFQGELFHHARALVRGGEERTKPNEKRLREFRESALPAVTQALFSTAPIYPEFEVFELTFSLTKLRENLGADDPFVKKVLGKKSPEELATELVKGTKLADPALRKHLWEGGKAAVDASKDPMIEFARFVDPDGRAIRKRYEDEVEAVQKKNDEIVARARFEIEGTSTYPDATFTLRLSYGSVKGYQENGKYVKPLTTIGGAFDRATGRDPFALPKSWLDAKPRLNLATSFDMATTNDIIGGNSGSPVIDRNGQIVGLIFDGNIQSLGGDYGFDPAVNRAVAVHSSALVEALDRIYGAGRIVKELKGQK, from the coding sequence ATGAGAAAGCTGGCCGCTCTCGCCGCTCTCGCGCTCGCGCCGCTCGCCGCGCGCGCCGACGAGGGCATGTGGACCTACAACAACTTCCCTTCTCAGAAGGTGGAGCAGGCCTACGGCTTCCGGCCCTCGCCGGAGTGGCTGAAGCACGCCCAGCTCTCCTCGGCGCGGCTCGCCGGCGGCTGCTCGGCGAGCTTCGTCTCGCCGGACGGCCTGGTGATGACGAACCACCACTGCGCCCACAGCTGCATCGAGCAGCTCTCGACCGGCGAGAAGGACTTCGTGAAGAGCGGCTTCTACGCGAAGACGCTCCAGGACGAGGTGAAGTGCCCCGAGATCGAGGTGAACCAGCTCGTCGAGATCACCGACGTGACGGCCGAGATGAACAAGGCCACCGCCGGGCTCGAGGGGCAGCAGTACTTCGAGGCCCAGAAGGGCGCGATGGCGCGGCTGGAGAAGGCCTGCCAGACCTCCGACGCGCTCCGGTGCGAGGTGGTGACGCTGTACCACGGCGGCGTCTACAACCTTTACAAGTACCGGCGCTTCCAGGACGTCCGGCTCGTCTTCGCGCCCGAGTTCGCCATCGCCTTCTTCGGCGGCGACCCCGACAACTTCATGTTCCCGCGGTACGACCTCGACGTCTCCTTCATCCGCGTCTACGACGGCGGCAAGCCGGCGCAGATGAAGGACTACTTCAAGTGGTCCCCGGCCGGCGTGAAGGAGGGCGACCTCACCTTCGTCTCCGGCCACCCGGGCGGCACGTCGCGCCAGCTCACCATCTCCGAGCTCGAGTACCAGCGCGACGTGGCCCTGCCGGAGCGGCTCTTCAGCCTCTCCGAGCTCCGCGGCCAGCTCACGCAGTACCAGAAGCGCGGCCCCGAGGAGGCCCGCCACTCGAACGCCACCCTCTTCTACGTCGAGAACGGCATCAAGGCGCTCAAGGGGCGCTTCGAGGCCCTCACCGACAAGGCCTTCTTCCAGTCGAAGGTGAAGGACGAGGACGCCCTCAAGGCGAAGCTGGGCCAGGACCCGCAGAAGGCGAAGCAGTTCCTGCCGGCCTTCGACGCGGTCGCCCGCAGCCAGGCCACCCTCAAGGAGATCCGCAAGCCGCTGCGCTACATCGAGCAGGGCGGCGGGTTCCAGGGCGAGCTCTTCCACCACGCCCGGGCGCTGGTCCGCGGCGGCGAGGAGCGCACCAAGCCCAACGAGAAGCGGCTCCGCGAGTTCCGTGAGTCGGCCCTGCCGGCGGTCACCCAAGCGCTCTTCTCGACCGCCCCCATCTACCCCGAGTTCGAGGTCTTCGAGCTCACCTTCTCGCTCACCAAGCTCCGCGAGAACCTGGGCGCCGACGATCCGTTCGTGAAGAAGGTCCTCGGCAAGAAGTCCCCCGAGGAGCTCGCCACCGAGCTCGTGAAGGGCACGAAGCTCGCCGACCCGGCGCTGCGCAAGCATCTCTGGGAGGGCGGCAAGGCGGCGGTGGACGCGTCCAAGGACCCGATGATCGAGTTCGCCCGGTTCGTGGACCCCGATGGCCGCGCCATCCGGAAGAGGTACGAGGACGAGGTGGAGGCGGTGCAGAAGAAGAACGACGAGATCGTCGCCCGCGCCCGCTTCGAGATCGAGGGGACGAGCACCTACCCCGACGCCACCTTCACGCTCCGGCTCTCGTACGGCTCGGTGAAGGGCTACCAGGAGAACGGCAAGTACGTGAAGCCGCTCACCACCATCGGCGGCGCCTTCGACCGGGCGACCGGGCGCGATCCGTTCGCGCTGCCGAAGAGCTGGCTCGACGCGAAGCCGCGGCTCAACCTCGCCACGTCCTTCGACATGGCGACCACCAACGACATCATCGGCGGAAACTCCGGGTCGCCGGTGATCGACCGGAACGGCCAGATCGTCGGCCTCATCTTCGACGGCAACATCCAGTCGCTCGGCGGCGACTACGGCTTCGATCCGGCGGTGAACCGGGCGGTCGCGGTCCACTCGAGCGCGCTCGTCGAGGCGCTCGACAGGATCTACGGGGCCGGCCGGATCGTGAAGGAGCTGAAGGGCCAGAAGTAG